The Juglans regia cultivar Chandler chromosome 1, Walnut 2.0, whole genome shotgun sequence nucleotide sequence agaattttatgaataatagtaagataatttatgaagAGTAGTGAtcagatagtttgagttgagtgttttttagattttgaaaaagaatagagaaaaagttgaataaaaaatattataaagttaaaatattattagaatatagttttataatattatttttgtttgaaaatttgaaaaagttgaatttttattttttgaaagtttgagaaagttgtaacgattagtttgaaaattttgtatttgaattatgtttggaatggagatgtgatgagaattttgggatgagatctatttccaaacaagcctgAGTCTCCTAttttttcgcagatgagatgagatgagatgagttgaaattaaagttaaaagttataatatatttttttaataatatatttttttttttggatttgaaaattttgaattgtttattttattttgtgtgaaaattcagaaaaattgtaatgattagatgatatgagttgtgaggagttgtgaaaacaaactagatCAAATGAGTTGTGATGAGTTGAAAGAAGTTgaaagttgtgaaaacaaacgagttgagaggagttgatAGTGTTTTTGAAGTTAAAATGAGTCACACTATGATTGGTGTGTTAACACACGGACTTACATATTAGCAAAACTGATCGCAAATTATGTTCATCTTTATTCCAAAATTTGGGATAATGATTGAAGTTCTtgcaactattttacaatcaattatGCATGTcgtttttctaaattttgttgattgtgtcgtttggattcgaagatgagttgagatgagttgtgaatagtagtgagatttgttagttaaagttgctgaatagtagtgaatagtagtgagatgagttgagatgggctgtgaatacaaacgaaaAATCCTAAAGTAACAGAGGAACTAATTATTTAGAAAGTGCATGAATAAGAGAAATATCATAaatcatcttaaattttatcatccccaattatatttgatatgtgacatattttaagtgattattATTCAAGTAGTTGACATATAAAATCACTTAAGATGTACCACATTAACAAGTATGATCAAGACTTTTATGTTAACATACAAGAAATTGGGGttggaaaagtgaaaaaaattgctgcaaaagaCCAGTTTCGAAACTTGATATAAAAAAGCAGCAACAATGTAAATAAAACTCGTTGTAATTATATAAAGACTTTTTACGTCGATTTTATTTTCAACAGACATAAAATCGTTGTAAAAGactttatttcttgtagtggttgaagaatagcattattctttaaataaatatcatGTATCCCAACTCAATCCCATTCTTAATTAGTCCCTACtacgttaaaaaaataataataagaaagaagaagaatcgtGGGTGGGAGGTGTATGTAAGTGATGTAGATGGATGGTCCCAATTGGTGCATTGGGTCCCCTCTCTGAACATTCACAATTAGTGTACGTTGCAAACCCAAAGCTAAACTACTACACCAACCTACAAAGATCTGTGCAGTGCAGTGCAGGGCCTCTCTAACCTCtttcatcaaaatcaaaagcTAGCCCATATATGATCAGTTCCATTAATCACAACTACAATTGTAAAGGAAATgttgatctttattttaaaagttaacatgatgtatatatatatatatatatatattgtcagtGTATTGAATTAATAGATATatgaaatcatttaaaatttaaaaaatactcgTTGATAGAAGATAAAAGATAGGAGTGGTTAAGATGTtaagtaatatttttagatgcgCGCCAAGCTTGAAAAATGGCAAAGCAAGATTAGATGGGAAGTTGTCATGGTCTGTCTCACCACCATGACAGCCAGCTATAGGCGGCTTTGCCAACTTGATCCTCCATAGAAACCATCATCCATGGGGTTGAACAAAAACCACTAAATTCCGAACAAGGTGACACAATGACACAGATTGATGTGCCATGAACAACCTAATTCTTCTCCCTCCCCCAAACTGTCAAAAGGTCCATGATTCAAACGATTGGCCCCAGATACTCATCCAAAACACCCAATCACATCCAACGTAAAAGACAGTGAGACAACAGCCTACCACTTGGTCGGTGATGATGTTGACACGTGTCATTTCATATGTCCAACAACGTACGAAAGGTGAGATGTGATCCCTTGTGGGCTCCATTTGGTGGACCCTCCCACCGTCCAGCACAACTTAAAACTCAAAACCCAAACGATACTGCTACTGTCACAGCTGGcatgtattaaatttttattttttttaatatttttaattattataaaaattataaaaatgtataattttgttaatatttacttctataattattaattaaaaaataaataaattaaaataatcgaACAACAAGTTTGAACGTTAAGTTTGAGTCTTTTCCAAACCCAAAAGGCATGTCTGCCGACTTTAAAGAGATGAATATGATGGGACCCTTTTTCCCCcaatttgagaatttgaaatggTACGTCAGGTGGGACCCCAATCATGGCCTAGGGATATGAATATCAGGTGCCTGCTACCGTACGGAGTTTTCAGTCTGAAAGTTACTGTGTTTCTAGGGatcaacaataacattagaTTAGTCTTTGGGTAGGTTAATTTGCCACTCAGAAATTTGATCTTCGTCATCCAGTACATAGCAGAATGAGAGGATGGTGTTTGATCTGATCTATGCTGTGTTATTTTGATCCAAGTCCTTCCTGTTTTTGGCTGTGCAAGCTCATTTACAGAGGGGGGCTTTCTTTGTCGTCTCCACCATGCATTTCCTACGTGTTCTTCCTCCAAAATTTACACGAAATATCAGTCTTTTACTTCTTGAAGAATCTGATCATCGCATGATCtcatcttgtatttatttttgtatgggATGAacttataatcataaaatgaaatcgatcatcaaattagaaacaaagaaaaaaaaaaagggaggggGAGGGGATATCCTAAGCAGTACTAGGATATATTAATAGATATTATCACATGAACAATCATAAACCCAAGCTTTCtcccttatttttttttgacCCTCCTTGATCCATTATTGCATGTCTCTTTTGCTTAGGAGAGAAAAAAGACAGGAGTTCCTGTAGTTCAAGCACCACTGAATATTCGGTTAAAGTTGAAGCTCATGAGGAGGGATACTGATGATGAGTTGATTAGCAGAGCAGAATGATAAGATGAGCAGCTGACTGTGCTCCAATTAAGCCAAACAAATAATCCAAAAGTGGATACTGAGTCATGAGCGTCAAAAACCCCTATCGATCGTATATCCCATGCATGGGATCCACCAGTACCGGCCAGCTTTTGGCTAGATATCATGCATCATGAAATTAtacaaggcatgcatgcagcagTTTCCTCAGGAGGCACAAGGTTATGGACCATACATCCTGCCACCTCAGTATTCTATTCGTTTCTTCCAAGTAAATTATACCCATTGGCCATGCGTGATTCATGCTTTGACAAACTTTCttagtattgatttttattcctttttttctaataattttatcgGCCATGATTGGTTTTTTCCACCTCCCTGGCCTCAACTTTTTGCCTAACTTTAGGTCAAACATAACATCGTTTATTTTTGggattaaagaagaaaactaaTGATGATTATAACTTCAAGGCTAAAACTTTATGCCAATGGTAAAATAATGTATAATCTACACttgaataaaaagagaaaaaatgcgCCTACTTATTAGGAAAAAAAGGGAGGTAGAAGAAAATTAAGGGAAGAGTAGAGCAACGCAAGAAGTACATAATTATGACTCATTTTGGAGATCAACAGTGTTGAACCCAAGGTTTCaccttttatataattatatatctgcatatgaattttgatgataacaaataaattcaaatataaagGAGTCTCAAACACAAGTTGTCTAGACAATATTGAAACCAAACACATCAATGAACCAAGCATGCACAAGAAATGGAATTAacaaactcacaaataaaactcttagaataattttgtacatctcttgAAAAATTCGAAATTAGATTAAggcttaaaattaatattttctcataaaacatcaaattgcattttccacatttgcatgatatatttgaaaattaaaaatttgaaatttgaaattttgaaagataattgattatcatatttaacatgtgcatgatataattaaaagtttaaattttaaaaatttgaaagatgattgattcttACCTTTCatatgtgcatgttttgtttgaaaattttgaaaaatgattgatactatttttgacatatgcaaaaggtagatgataaaaatagatgattttgtttgaaaaatttgaaaagtaaatcatTCTCATTTTGTCATATAcgaaaagtaaaagattaggttttgaaaattttgaaaagtgaataatgttgtctttgacaattgtAAAAAGgagaaacttttatttgaaatttttgaaaagtcaGTAGTGCTCCTTTTTGACATGTGAATCTTTTTAAATGTGAAAATTAAGTCTCATATgcttataaataacttaattgaGATCTTCAAATTCACAACAAGAGCATACACACATCAATTGTAAGTGTTACAACATTCATTTAAAGCTTTCAATCTTTCTTCTCTAAGTATTGAGTCTTAACCCTTGTTCATTTTAAGAGAGATATAGTTTGTGCTGTATTGTTCTTATTTCACTCATTGATGAGTATTTTTTGATAACCTACCCATTATCAGTTCTTCTATCAGTAAAGGGTGTGTATAATTCTTGTGCGTGTAAAAGGTGTTCTACACTGGGAATAGTTGAATTACTACATGCAAGGTGATTGCAAGTGTAGAGGGTGTTCTAAATGAACTCTTTGTATCGATACTGCTCAAAGGTGTAATAGGTTTCTATTTCTATCTGAAGGAGGTTGCATAGTAAATTTGGGAATCCTCAAGGGATAGCTTGAGACGAGGACGTAGACAGTGAGGTTGAACCTcgttaaaatactgagtttgcttcttttttactctttatatttccTACTGCTtcgtattttgttcatattttatattgtgtatttggtttataattgttaatttttaaatacaacccAATTCACCCCTATTGTGTTAGACATCTGGGCAACAATTacatttaaggaaaatgatatatcTAAGCTCTAAATGTACAAGTCTCAcgcatatattttataaaaaaaaatggattccaacatgaaaagttttgaaaaactCATTTTGCCTTGATGTGgtccattttttataaaaagtctgcACAAGACTTATACATTTAGAGCTTGTCTCTAGCACTACTGCAATTAATATACTTGCAGATCAACCCTCATGCATTCATCTATATGAAGTGAATTCAAGCTATTGGATTGATATATACAAGTCCaatttcatttgttttgatTCTGGGTACTGATTGAGTTAGCTAGGGAAAAACAaggataaataattttttttttaaatataaaagcttattatggaaaaataaaaagataagaatTAAAGCATAGGGCACACTGAACATCACTACCTCCCTATAGGGGTGCTACCTGTACCTTGACCTTGCTTGTGGGGTTTGTCCTTTAGAATTCCCCACCGTATACCAAGTTGGGGGCAGACTCGTGGTCTGTCCAACGCCCCCATCCACGATGTAGACAACcgaaaaacacaaaagaaataaataaataatccacaacaaaatacaaatccaaTGAATCAACAACAAAGAACCACGACAACGGCCACTCGTAGTTGTGGTTCTCTTTGCAAACTCACACCATGAATGGTCATGGGTTTCCACAGCGGGATGGTTATGATCATCGAGTGCTTCaagaaggaggagaagaaaaagtggaggaGGAGTCAAGGAAAAGGatgagaagaggaggaggagaagaagaggacgAAGTCGTTTTatcaatgaaattatatataattataattttgggtAGGGGTGCGGTGGGGGGTGGGCCTGGACTGCCCCCCGCCCTCACTTTGTGTGGCGTGCGGTCGGGGCACCCCATCCTTGTATGGTATAGGTGGGGTTGTCGGCGCCACCTAGGCTGGGCAGGGGCGGCACCACCCTGCCGCCCACTGCCCTTGCCCAGCCTGGCCTACCTCTCTAttcaaaagcatatatatgataatattgatatgttttgatgatcttaaaaatgattcaaactttttttctaattttttttatgtgtatatatatagctattcattttactttttgttgaaccttcaagtttcatataattatatatctacaaatagattttgatgataacaaatgaattcaagtataAAGGAGTCTCAAACTCAAGTTATCTACACAATGAAACCAAGCACATCAATGAACCAAGCATGAGAAGTTTTAGAATAAGAACATTAACATATTTTTGCCaatgctttattttaaattcacaTCCATTGAATTATTAAGCTTGTTATATAAAGTTggaattatgttatttattgcttaaaaaattaatgcacATTTTCAGGGGGAGCTTAAGTATTACTACAGGCCTCAGAGTTTTACTAAGTATTTGTCATCATAAAAAATGGGAAGATTGTTGAACCCAAggtttcaattttcatataattatatatcgatatatagattttgatgataacaaatgaattcaagcaTAAAGGAGTCTCAAACTCATGTTGTCTACACAATGAAGCCAAACACATCAATGAACCAAGCATGAGTAAGAAAGGGAacaaactcacaaataaaactcttagagtaattttgtacatctcttaaaaaatttagaattggaTTTaggctcaaaattaatattctcataaagcatcaaattgtatttttcatatgtgcatgatatatttgaaaattcaaattttgaaatttgaatttttgaaagatgattgattgttatttttcacatgtgcatgacataattaaaagtttgaattttaaaaatttaaaagatgattAATTATCATCTTTCATAcatgtatgttttgtttgaaaattttgaaaagtgattgatactctttttgacatatgcaaaagatagatgattttgtttgaaaattttaaaaagtgattgatattctttttgacatatgcaaaagatagatgattttgtttgaaaattttgaaaagtaaatcatgctcattttgtcatatgcgaaaagtaaaaaattaggtttgaaaattttgaaagctttgaatgaatgttgtaaaacttgcaaTTGATGTGTGTATGCTCTTGTTGTGAATTTGAAAATCTTAATTGAGCTATTTATAGGCATATGagactttattttcaaatttaaaaagattcacaTGTCAAAAAGGAGCACcacttacttttaaaaaatttcaaataaaagtttctcCTCCTTTTTGCAATTGTCAAAGATAACatcatttacttttcaaaatttttaaactcaatcttttactttttagcATATGACAAAATGAGTAggatttacttttcaaaattttcaagcaaaatcatctacattttgcatatgtcaaaaaagtgcattaattatttttcaaaattttcaaacaaaatcatctaccTTTTGCACATGTCAAAAAGAGTaccaatcatttttcaaaattttcaaacaaaacatgcacatgtgGAAAATGACAatgaatcatttttcaaattttcaaaatttaaacttttaatcatgtcatgcacatgtaaaagatgacaatcaatcatctttcaaaagtttaaatttttaatttttaattttcaaatatataatgcacatgtggaaaatgcaatttgatgctttatgagaaaatattaattttgagcctTAATCCAATTTCGATTATTTcaagagatgtacaaaattactctaaggGCTTTATTTGTGAGCCTGTTCATTGATGTGCTTGGTTTCATTGTGTAGACAACTTGAGTTTGagactcatttttgtttgaattcatttgttatcatcaaaatcatatataattatatgaaacttgTGACCTTGGGTTCAACAATAATTATCTACAAATCTGTATGTTAAgatatttaagaatttaaattaatttatcgTTTGCTAAAGTTAGTAGATATGGAGTTCACATTTCTGTCATAAATATTGATATGAGTAGTGATTTGTATAAGTTCGAAATAGACAAGTCTTACgcaattatttttgtaaaaaagtggacttAGTGGCTCCCATGAAAAAGCATacaaaaactattattttttttattgggatCCACTATTTTGTAAAATGTCTCGCGAAagttgtctatttgaaacttgtatctTTATTAGCTAGATTGATATATACAGTAGAATGGATGGTACGTACCACTGTTGAAATTATTGATAGGTGGGTAAAAGGAAGGGTAAGCTTTCCAATTAACACGAGTAAATGATGGTAAGGTCACCCACATACCCGACTGCACAAAGCACAGAAGCACAGAATCAAAAGAAGATGATGGCTTAGAAGGAAAATGGTCTCCATTGTAGGCCCTACTTGGaatttccaataaaaaatttacaagcaGGTTGATTAAAAATAGTATAACCCTcacttcattatttttattttttggggggTGAATCAATGActatttcatttctcaaaacatatataatctATACACAAAAGGGCCTAACTAAGAATTACAAGCCCTATTCACCCCAAAATGAACCAATAGACATTACCACAACacaatcacataaaatcaccCAGGAAAATCCTCAACATACATCAACCACCAGACAGTAATTAATTTCCCACATTCGGTATCATGATTACCAAACATGCTAATATCCTAGAATTCAGAGAAATGAGGTGTCAAATCCCAAGATTCTCCAAGggcgcccccccccccctttctaTCATCAACTCGAGGCCTCTACACGTCTATATAAACCACTCATTCAGCATTTTTTCTTCATCTCAAGCTAGCATTCTTTATCTGCTTCCATACATCTTACCTTTCttctgtttattttgttaattacgAATTTCGTTACAATTCCAAATGGCCACTGTTGAGGTAACTCGTCAACTTGTAGCTAAACTTTTCTATTGATCAGTACTGATCTAGATGGAATCCAATATTTTTGCTTTGTATAGCTGTTTCTAATTTATTCCATCTTCTCTTTGTGATTTGGTTTTCTAAAGAGTCAACTAAACTAAAAGTGGCTCCATTTTTATGATTTGTCCCTCTAAGAAGCCAGTATATTTATGGTCGTAAGTGATGCTTTCTGCCACTAGATCAGTACCAGTTCTTTTAATTAACGTTGTGAGATATTAATAGTCCTGACTATATGTGTCTTGTACCATCTATTCAAGGAAAACTAATATATGTGTAGCTCCTATAGTTATAGATCAGTTTACATCCATTTCAACTTTCATGCTTAatgcagtaaaaaaaaaaaaaacaccattttGGTGTCCCAGTTTTTGAACTCGGTGTATGATCAAGGTGACACTCTTAGAAGCAAGACTTGATTTTATCCTTTTACATAATGGAGTCTACCTTCATGATAGCAATCTCTAATAGACGTGTTTTTATCAGTCAtctggtttttttgttttttttttttaattagcttCAAGGCAAGAGAGATAATCCTCCTCTAATTCCTGTGATCGTTGGCCCTGCAGGTTATATCAGCTAAGACAGCCCTCCCAGAGGACACAACCGAGGAATCACTCAAAGCTCATGAGACTACTGTCAAAGAAGAGGTAGTGACTGCACCACCTGCATCGGAGTCCACCCCAGAGGAGCCAAAGGGAGAAAAAGAGACCGTGGCTGTGCCCGAGGAAGCCGAGGCTGTAACTGAGGCAGCCGTGGCTCCAGGACCTGAAGCCCCAGCCGAAGTTGAGACTAAGGAGGTGGCTGAAGAGACCAAGGTTGTGACTGAGGAAACAATAGTTGAGAAGACCGAGGAGGATGCCCCTAAGGAAACACCAGAGCCGGTTGTCGAGGAGACCAAAGAAGCTACTGACTCTGGTGAGGTTCCAGTACCAGAACCAAAGCCATCACCTGAAGTGGAAGTCCCAAAGGAAGAGGTTGTTGCAGAAGTTCCAAAAGAGGAGGTTGTAGCAGAAGTTCCGAAAGAGGAGGTTGTTAAGGAGGACGAGAAGCCAGAAGAAGCTGAGAAGAAAGTTGAGACAGAAGCCGCTGTGGAGAAGGCCGAGTAATAAGGTGAAGGATTTGTGCATGGTGAAAGATAGTGTCCAGTGGGTCTCTTTAGATTGCAAGTCAAGTACTTCAATGAGGGTCTTGTTTAGTCGTTTAATAATGATGACTAGGTAGATGGGTATGTAACCTGGGTATGGAAATGACCCACTTCGATCTTACGAATACTCGCTTGCCACGTGGCAGACAAGCATGGTCTCCGTGGGAAAATCTTGAGGGTAAATTGTGCCACGTGGGAGGGAGAGTGTGGCTGTGGATTGGAGGTAGGGTCATGGATCTTATCATGTATGTTATTTGCATTACAAATGCGcagtttgtttgaataataattatattatgtcAGCACTTTAATTTGTCTAATAATTGATCTTTACAATCTCAAATCAAGTTTTGCTAGTCTTATTTTTTGTGCAAGCAGCAGTACTAATGCATCTTGGTTGGAATCTCTCAGTAGCTGTGTCATTTGATCCAATCAGGATAACTAAAATAATGGAATTTGAGGTTGACAACATATTCAATCAGAGATATTACGTTTTTTTCATACCTATCCAGTAGTATTAATCATCAGTCATGCAAGACATGGATTGGGAAACTCAGCTGCTCATCTCTTTGCAAGACATGCATGGGGGTAGAAGATATTGAATTATGGTGGGAAGGGTGTCCTTCTTTTGTATCACAAGCTGTTTGGCTTGATAGCAAGAATACGGTGTAAGGAcaattgttttgtttgattcaATGAAAtctttgattataaaaaaaaaaaaaaaaaaaaagtcatcagTCATTGCCAGTCGCAGTGTTAACTGGATTTTACTGCCAAAGCTAAATCGCTTCAGTAATGGTCACAAAATCAGCAGTAACAAGAAGGGGATATGAAGTGTATCgagaaaaagatgatgaaaCAGAGCATCTGCAGAAAGACAAAGGGCTTTCTCAAAAACAGGAGAAGCTCCTTATCGTCCAATactgtgtgtgtgcgcgcgcgcgtgtATCTATATGTGTAGATTGCATATATGGGAAAGAGCCAGTTGTGGTAACGGTACAGAAGGTAAATAAAAACATTCCATGTGCCTTTGACCGATCcacagttaatatatatatatatataggagatgCAGTGCAACGGCTATAAGtttccaaaaaaataagaaaatcagcAAGATTTTCCTTGATAGGGGTAACGGATCTTTCAAGTTGCCTAAGAGTCAATTTCTCCCACAATGTTAGACAGAGCTCTTGATTGTAGAGGACGGATTTGCAGCAATTTATGGTCCTCAGCAAACCCTCCTCACCACCTCCTCCTTCTCAGATTCTCTTCCCTCCAACTTCAAATCTGGGGCTTTCACGTTTTTCTTGTAAGTTGCTGAAAGCAATATCTTTTCTGGTAGAGAAATTATGTGACTCTGAGGCTCCCctgttcaattattttataggtgcCTGATATAGCTCAAGTTCGCATGTGATGATACCCCCTTCTTAAATGAGTGATTTGGAGTATTTTAGGATACTCTATTCTCGCAAAGATTGAATTTTTAGCTTTGTTTTCCTG carries:
- the LOC109012641 gene encoding fruit protein pKIWI501-like, encoding MATVEVISAKTALPEDTTEESLKAHETTVKEEVVTAPPASESTPEEPKGEKETVAVPEEAEAVTEAAVAPGPEAPAEVETKEVAEETKVVTEETIVEKTEEDAPKETPEPVVEETKEATDSGEVPVPEPKPSPEVEVPKEEVVAEVPKEEVVAEVPKEEVVKEDEKPEEAEKKVETEAAVEKAE